ACATACAAAAACAACCCAAAAACAAATACCGCGGTGTAGACTAACAGTAACAACGTCTGTCTCATTCTAATGTTTATCGCAATCTTTAATAAGCCAACAGTAGCATTTGCTGTATACATACATCACTGCAGGCATGTAAAGCACAAACATCAAATTATTCGGtttattttttagattatctttacCAAGTGGGAATTAGTTAATGCAATTAAGTGAGCACTTAAACTAGTGGGCATTTGGTGGCATTGATCATGATGggaaaagaaaagaggaaaagtCACTGGAAATAATATTTCCATTCAGTGATGAACACTTTAAATTAATTAGTGGGTCGGTGGTGGCATTGACTAAAACGTGGTAAAATGAATATAATTAACCACTCAGGAGAATTAATCGGTTCATCATCACTAAAACGAAAACTGTTCTTTAAAATGTTGATACGAGCTGCATCTGCTACTAAGTTAGTTTCGGTATTACTAGTACTGTTTGTTTCGTCTTACAATGTTATTGTCTCTGCTTctggttcttctttttcattaactCGGAAAAAACATTTACAAGCTGTAGTAAAAGAAGTAGATGCTcttttgaaatggaaatcaaGCCTCATCAACCAAATTTCTCTTCTCTCTTCCTGGAAGATCAGTTCTAATGCGAGCACAACAAGTCCATGCGAGTGGTATGGAATCACTTGTAACAACCAAGGAAGCGTCGCGGAATTAAGCTTACCAGATCTTGATTTACAAGGTACACTTGATAGTTTCAGTTTCTCATCTTTCATAAACATTGTTATTTTTGACTTGAGATCAAACAAACTTTTCGGAACCATTCCTTCCCAAATTTGTAATCTTTCAAAACTCACTTTCCTTGACCTTTCTACCAACAAATTTTCTGGACATATTCTACTAGAAATAAGTTTTCTCACAAATCTGCATTTTCTAGAGCTTTCTGAAAATCAAGTTAGTGGACCAATTCCTCAAGAGATTAGCAGTTTATATTTTCTCACTGATCTAAGGTTGTACACGAACAATCTGACTGGTTCATTGCCTAATGCTAAATGCAGTCTGACTAGCTTGATCCATTTAGCAATTAATGAAAATCAAATCTCGGGTGTCATTCCTGGAGATATCGGTAGGCTAAGTTCTCTTACCCTCTTAGACTTATCCGTCAACAATCTCACTGGTTCAATCCCTGCATCAGTTGGAAATCTGAGAAATTTAACTCATTTCTCTCTTTTTTAAAATCAATTGACTGGTTCATTACCAGTAGGAATATTCAACAATCTGACACagttgaaaatattttttttgagtgAGAACAAATTTTCAGGTTTTTTACCTCAAAATATATGTCAGAGCGGAACACTTGATGCAAGTATTAAGCATTTCAGGGGTCCTATACCTAGAAGCCTTAGAAATTGTACGAGCCTTAAAAGTTTCGGGATTGGAAACAATCAGCTGGTCGATAATATAACGGAGGCATTTCACGTGTATCCGTATCTAGAGTGGTTTGTCATGGAAAACAATAGTTTGTATGGTGAACTCTCAAAAGAATGGCCCAAATTTGGAAGTCCTTTCTTTCTCAAGGAACAATATCACTGGAAGAATACCACCTGAAATGGGGAAGTTGAAGATACTAAGTGAACTTTATCTTGATTCAAATGACTTAGACGGGGATATCCCAAATGAGTTGTTGAACTTGTCTTCGTTGATCAAGTTATACTTGAGTAATAATAAACTTTCTGGTAGGTTATCTTTTGCAATTGGAATGTTATCCAACCTGCAATATCTCGACTTATCGACAAATCAACTCATCGGTTCAATACCCCAACAGCTAGGGGAATGTTCAAAGTTATTATCTTTGAATTTGAGCACAAAGCATTTTAATGAAAGCATC
This genomic interval from Papaver somniferum cultivar HN1 unplaced genomic scaffold, ASM357369v1 unplaced-scaffold_107, whole genome shotgun sequence contains the following:
- the LOC113328176 gene encoding leucine-rich repeat protein 1-like; translated protein: MNIINHSGELIGSSSLKRKLFFKMLIRAASATKLVSVLLVLFVSSYNVIVSASGSSFSLTRKKHLQAVVKEVDALLKWKSSLINQISLLSSWKISSNASTTSPCEWYGITCNNQGSVAELSLPDLDLQGFLPQNICQSGTLDASIKHFRGPIPRSLRNCTSLKSFGIGNNQLVDNITEAFHVYPYLEWFVMENNSLYGELSKEWPKFGSPFFLKEQYHWKNTT